A DNA window from Clostridiales bacterium contains the following coding sequences:
- a CDS encoding leucine-rich repeat domain-containing protein: protein MKNFLYFCLILLCAASLVCCDFNGMNNNEEEDDPTSGLEFYFKGDEYSVTGFSGRQETVEIPEEYQGLPVTSIGEKAFISSHIIGIVIPDTITDIGAEAFRHCYNLTSITLPEGVTQIKDSCFLDCEALESVTIKGAVTSIGARAFKNCEMLTQFDFPQSLTEIGSEAFFGSALMSVQLPDSVTEIGDSAFCRCSYLESVNIPEGVTVINESVFSETAIETITIPQGVTSIGGAAFWNCKELTSVTIPDSVTHIGNNAFLDCTSIEYEVYEDNIKYLGNWVMGTTSTDITSANLKSTTVGIYQQAFKDCESLLTITLPNGLKKIGKEAFYRTGLTQITIPDNVTHIGNLAFDICSGLTTVIIGSGIEEIGDYAFHNSGGDGAVSIEINAETPPQIGEKTFNRFKDNLKIYVNSDYINIYKSAQYWSFLADKIYAIES, encoded by the coding sequence ATGAAAAATTTCTTGTATTTTTGTCTGATACTGTTGTGCGCGGCGTCCCTCGTTTGTTGTGACTTCAACGGCATGAATAACAATGAGGAAGAAGATGATCCTACAAGCGGCTTGGAGTTTTATTTTAAAGGCGACGAGTACTCCGTTACGGGATTCAGCGGCAGGCAGGAAACTGTGGAAATCCCCGAAGAATATCAAGGACTCCCTGTAACATCAATAGGCGAGAAAGCATTCATAAGCAGCCATATAATCGGCATCGTCATCCCCGACACCATAACCGATATAGGCGCGGAGGCGTTCAGGCACTGCTACAACTTAACATCCATAACCTTGCCCGAAGGCGTGACGCAGATAAAGGATTCCTGTTTTTTAGACTGTGAGGCGCTTGAATCGGTTACCATAAAAGGAGCGGTCACTTCAATCGGGGCACGAGCATTTAAAAACTGCGAGATGCTTACGCAGTTTGATTTTCCCCAAAGTTTAACTGAGATAGGGTCGGAAGCATTCTTTGGCTCCGCTTTAATGTCCGTCCAGCTGCCCGACAGCGTAACGGAAATAGGGGATTCCGCTTTTTGCCGTTGCTCTTATCTGGAATCGGTAAATATACCTGAAGGCGTGACCGTAATCAATGAAAGTGTTTTTAGTGAAACGGCGATTGAAACGATTACAATCCCTCAAGGCGTCACAAGCATAGGGGGTGCCGCCTTTTGGAATTGCAAGGAGCTGACAAGCGTTACCATTCCCGATAGCGTAACGCATATCGGCAACAACGCTTTTTTAGACTGCACGTCCATTGAATATGAGGTATACGAAGACAATATAAAATACTTGGGCAATTGGGTAATGGGCACGACAAGCACCGATATAACGTCGGCAAACCTCAAATCAACCACTGTGGGAATTTATCAGCAAGCCTTTAAAGACTGCGAAAGCCTTTTGACGATAACCTTGCCGAACGGGCTAAAAAAGATAGGTAAAGAAGCGTTTTATAGAACGGGCTTAACGCAAATAACCATACCGGACAACGTAACTCATATCGGAAATCTTGCATTTGATATTTGCAGCGGCTTAACCACTGTCATAATAGGCAGCGGCATAGAGGAAATAGGAGATTACGCTTTCCATAACAGCGGCGGCGACGGCGCAGTCAGCATTGAGATCAATGCGGAGACTCCGCCGCAAATCGGCGAGAAGACCTTTAACAGATTCAAAGATAATCTTAAAATATATGTCAACTCCGACTACATAAACATATATAAATCGGCTCAATACTGGAGCTTCTTGGCAGATAAGATATACGCTATCGAGTCTTAA